A window of Solea solea chromosome 18, fSolSol10.1, whole genome shotgun sequence contains these coding sequences:
- the si:ch211-67f13.7 gene encoding zona pellucida sperm-binding protein 3 gives MKTKWHECILWRVLSLGLLLCCAADTNQSPVTRGRSLFLKLETSQSKLATTESSPAAGGSSLTPVTSPRSMRSAESEAARVQSGFASLPDVSVTCSRSDFVVRVKAAFYGLGARAEELTLGSGCRSNGVLRPYGDFIFTYPLTACEAVRETPSGYLLYKTVLHYKPSATRFPSRAQPLDVAIECRYQRSHHVYRLAVKPTWKTAVMRKKLMGRPSDFKIELMDDSWSAPSKKPAYQLGQTVNIQVTALHLPPGGKLYISSCYTAPFSGSDLSLKYTIIDNLGCMLDSMKHPGASQFIHQTHKTLQFSLKAFQFTSDPDTGVSIHCKLSITSEDPSPAHKSCTYRANGWTAISGDDSICECCDSQCVTPKPRRVMQTGFASSDLLFVSDQPYTAGAGSSTVVMSGEDQNKAPRLRTDELNSQESLWKSTDVLKYGREEEEEPRLTTEPDVETLIFRHGVLVEERNESEEDSSGYDEEEEEEEGDDFLEGEDEEERSGGEEGEISARLHWAQSEQVKYEPLNSDEERKHSGRGEERKDDSLADVVDDEMTWYFTWR, from the exons ATGAAAACAAAGTGGCATGAGTGCATTTTGTGGCGTGTTTTATCACTtggcctcctcctctgctgtgctGCGGACACGAACCAATCTCCGGTGACGAGAGGGAGAAGTCTCTTTTTGAAGCTGGAAACTTCACAATCCAAACTGGCAACAACAGAATCCTCACCTGCGGCCGGCGGCTCTTCATTGACACCTGTGACATCACCGCGATCCATGCGTTCAGCAGAGTCCGAGGCAGCAAGAGTCCAGTCGGGCTTTGCGTCCCTCCCGGACGTCTCTGTCACCTGCTCCAGGTCCGACTTTGTCGTGCGGGTCAAAGCGGCTTTCTACGGCCTGGGCGCGCGCGCAGAGGAGCTGACGCTGGGCAGCGGCTGCAGAAGCAACGGTGTTCTCAGGCCGTACGGTGATTTCATCTTTACCTATCCTCTGACAGCGTGTGAGGCCGTGCGCGAG ACGCCCTCTGGTTACCTGCTTTACAAAACCGTGCTGCATTACAAGCCCTCTGCAACGCGGTTCCCGAGCAGAGCGCAGCCGCTCGACGTCGCCATCGAATGTCGCTACCAAAG GAGCCATCATGTTTACCGACTGGCCGTGAAACCCACCTGGAAAACCGCGGTCATGCGTAAAAAGCTGATGGGGCGTCCGAGCGACTTCAAGATCGAGCTGATGGATG ATTCCTGGAGCGCCCCGTCCAAAAAACCGGCATACCAGCTTGGGCAGACTGTAAATATCCAGGTCACGGCCCTGCATCTCCCCCCCGGAGGGAAACTGTACATCAGTAGCTGCTATACAGCGCCATTCAGTGGCTCCGACCTGTCCCTCAAATACACCATTATCGACAATTTGGG GTGCATGCTGGACAGTATGAAACACCCGGGAGCCTCTCAGTTCATCCACCAGACACACAAAACTCTGCAGTTCTCCCTAAAGGCCTTCCAGTTTACGTCTGACCCGGACACCGGG GTCAGCATTCACTGTAAATTATCCATCACGTCAGAGGATCCAAGTCCTGCGCACAAGTCCTGCACCTACAGAGCGAACGG gTGGACGGCAATCAGTGGCGACGACTCCATATGTGAATGCTGCGATTCACAATGTGTGACCCCAAAACCCCGCAGGGTCATGCAGACAG GTTTTGCCAGCAGTGACTTGCTGTTCGTCTCCGATCAACCGTACACAGCAGGAGCTGGTTCTTCCACGGTCGTCATGAGCGGAGAAGACCAGAACAAGGCACCAAGGCTGCGCACTGATGAGCTGAACAGTCAGGAGTCCCTGTGGAAAAGTACAGATGTGCTAAAGTATGgccgtgaggaggaggaggagcctagATTAACAACAGAGCCTGATGTGGAGACATTGATTTTCAGGCACGGCGTTTTAGTGGAGGAGAGGAACGAGTCAGAAGAAGATAGCTCGGGTtatgacgaggaggaggaggaggaggagggggacgaCTTTTTAGAAggcgaggatgaggaggaaagaTCTGGGGGGGAAGAGGGCGAGATCTCTGCACGGCTTCACTGGGCGCAGTCAGAGCAAGTAAAATACGAGCCACTGAACTCTGACGAAGAGAGGAAGCATTCAGGTCGAGGTGAAGAGCGGAAGGATGACAGCCTGGCAGATGTAGTAGATGATGAGATGACTTGGTATTTCACATGGCGGTAG
- the si:dkey-157l19.2 gene encoding uncharacterized protein KIAA1522 homolog → MSNRDSLGFGDLLPQDVVQIFAQEKHGKRGHKKRSHSLGRALGWLKGKKRKDLATRGQNPGLGPALDLALDGHSGGNQGGNKGGQKSGRQMHQHGNSQGAPKRNNDDKTPAPPLLQENVFIEASRPKYLEDLHTEAQEGLKMMQQEETSIGVEFQDNESTISTMTVQTDGEGGGFTTDSTMADTSSVVSVQSSVSTRSSRSGLTRQGSTFRPLNSGKKSEKTKRRRHRRTVAGIPHHVQRDLGLDRVGWTVAQKLEEEQLYNGETDESPTDANVIQALNQDRVKQLSATHAGHRDDLALLQRLGPDLSEGERPRSLAVPWMTTANSTGLEPPSPVMSMSPQAAYMSKIIPNAVLPPSIEVVEINRGRSRNSVRTVSKSSLLLSSPAPSRASSRASSSRTTSSRASTITSASRHNHQHLSDSSCWSNSESSETLVSDSSTISGNSTPIQKRSRNGDFSSKEDKASVHSSSSKASKCTSNGVLVSKENVGKKDGQFVRSLSVMKSKKAPPPPSRSYSLHKMKRRSRDLAEVSVISVESSRQRIPPLGEEENEKNTALSSPSIIDSPGYNADTSSLDDSTGSASFSPFKAQALKTEGAVNVEGPVFRDSSKQTQESLQGKKPGKVSLSSGYSSQDPTSPQFSKPPHSSSPKHKRGILAKLQKLFPGSSAGSAPSPLTQPGAPENIKNREDDMPDAVDLSPSVRALRELFNIPPPPKVHAPPPPPPEVWVHSKRSIELLLGPPVPDNIDTIIKKNPKDRRQQRHSPCLSTEGIVKSLVADRKQKNPAVTAELLHVLEGNKVNKEESVTLHAEIENGKSKRLTQNVDLKGNQVVEAGEKARVSDILNGMLVKAVEKREEMLVAATREEEPRKTPTDTTQEVNIHSLVRFSPSPSPTVSQRPPQPLAKQTTVAPVKAVTSPESSWPPPPPPIAQVGVDDVDFPLPPPPFIGETVQAPPETTTISVVITEAEPQTQPLSIPPPPSYAAPAPPVQTVSPPTVKKICLPPIEVSLSPPKVISPPPPPPIEISLPSPKVIATSPPKVIPPPPTEVTLSPPKVISPPPAPSPIEISLPSPKVISTSPPMVISPPPAPPIVVSLTPPKMIPSPPTKQVSPPSLSEEVPPPLPQTVSPSPPKELLPQPPDFFPPSPKESSPAPPKDDSPVRTKQSPLPLVQEVPCPLVIEVSPLPPKEAAALSTEEVALLPSQENATQTSVEVVVGKMEPPKNIPPPPPVPSQLQSSEQDSDHLKEPECDTYPVSSDSILIAPQSIPPPPHIEPLHHANVVPTNSDASTTNEVPQLPAPEILIPQVPEEPAASPVVIPLPPPLPVQALTSLKPEPGAACKENQSQEVTSARVVLEEPTPIITPTLLQMVKLRSVNSSPEPHDAEEHPQVKVTMRKEQPSNQVPTISTNGEAPQKPIRKSLILLSPTSTSPPIQVTLESALSKPQSLVAPTESLSTTPSPTKKSPPATMASPSMNLQEAIRLRTAARSKDNPASHHSLHSPKSPDLRMSPRSPLSTASFIFSKSNKKVVIETKPVSEAKTSVQNNLEVLSVTKAASEVASLVKAAKVPPPVAKKPKSKAKENETIEGTEQTAGQEAQNESIQDTAEKTNGTSGTAEGGETAST, encoded by the exons GTGCACCGAAGCGGAATAATGACGACAAGACCCCGGCACCGCCGCTGCTCCAGGAGAACGTCTTCATAGAAGCCAGCAGGCCCAAGTACCTGGAGGACCTTCACACCGAGGCCCAGGAGGGACTGAAAATGATGCAGCAGGAAG AAACCAGTATTGGAGTGGAGTTTCAGGATAACGAGAGCACAATT tcgACAATGACGGTGCAAACGGACGGAGAAGGTGGCGGGTTTACGACGGACAGCACCATGGCCGACACGTCCTCTGTTGTCTCGGTTCAGTCTTCAGTGTCCACTCGATCGTCCCGCTCTGGACTCACGCGGCAAG GATCAACATTCAGGCCCTTGAACTCtgggaaaaagtcagaaaagacaaaaaggagAAGACACAGGAGAACTGTTGCGGGAATCCCACACCACGTTCAGAGAGATCTGG GGTTGGACAGAGTAGGCTGGACAGTGGCTCAGAAGTTAGAAGAGGAACAGCTCTATAATGGTGAAACTGATGAAAGTCCCACAGATGCTAATGTCATCCAGGCCCTCAACCAAGACCGAGTCAAGCAACTCAGTGCCACCCATGCTGGTCATAGGGACGATCTGGCCCTGTTGCAACGCCTGGGTCCGGACttgtcagagggagagaggccgCGATCGCTGGCCGTTCCCTGGATGACGACCGCCAACAGCACAGGACTGGAGCCGCCCAGTCCTGTCATGTCCATGTCACCACAGGCTGCTTATATGTCCAAGATCATTCCCAATGCTGTGTTGCCACCGTCCATCGAGGTGGTGGAAATCAACCGCGGGCGGAGTCGCAACAGCGTGCGCACCGTGAGCAAGAGCAGCCTGCTGCTCTCCAGCCCGGCACCGTCACGTGCTTCCTCGAGGGCGTCTTCATCCAGAACCACCTCCTCCAGAGCGTCGACCATCACCTCTGCCTCTCGCCACAACCACCAGCATCTCTCTGACAGTTCTTGTTGGAGCAACTCTGAGTCCTCAGAGACGTTGGTGTCCGACTCCTCAACCATCTCAGGCAACAGCACGCCCATACAGAAAAGGTCACGGAATGGTGATTTTTCCTCTAAGGAGGACAAAGCCAGTGTTCACTCTTCTTCCAGCAAGGCCTCCAAATGCACCTCTAATGGCGTGCTCGTCAGTAAAGAGAATGTGGGCAAAAAAGACGGGCAATTTGTGCGTAGCCTCTCTGTCATGAAATCCAAGAAGGCCCCTCCTCCGCCAAGCCGCTCCTATTCCCTTCACAAGATGAAGCGACGATCACGTGATCTGGCAGAGGTCTCTGTGATTTCAGTGGAATCTTCTCGCCAAAGAATCCCCCCCTTAggtgaggaggaaaatgagaaaaatacagCACTGTCTTCACCTTCAATCATAGACAGCCCAGGCTACAATGCCGACACCAGTTCTCTGGACGACTCTACAGGCTCTGCGTCGTTCAGTCCCTTTAAAGCCCAAGCACTAAAGACGGAGGGCGCTGTAAATGTTGAAGGACCAGTTTTCAGAGATTCTTCAAAACAGACGCAGGAATCTCTCCAAGGGAAAAAGCCAGGCAAAGTATCCCTGTCCAGTGGCTACTCCAGCCAAGATCCCACATCCCCACAGTTTTCTAAACCACCCCACAGCTCATCTCCAAAGCACAAGAGAGGCATCTTAGCAAAGCTTCAGAAGTTATTTCCCGGGTCTTCTGCTGGTTCAGCTCCATCGCCTCTCACACAACCAGGTGCTCCAgagaacattaaaaacagagaggaCGACATGCCTGACGCAGTTGACCTCAGTCCCTCAGTGAGGGCGCTGAGAGAGCTCTTCAACATCCCTCCGCCACctaaagtccatgcacctccaCCCCCTCCACCTGAGGTGTGGGTTCATAGTAAGCGTTCGATCGAGTTGCTTCTGGGACCTCCCGTGCCTGACAACATCGACACTATCATAAAGAAGAATCCAAAAGACCGGCGGCAGCAGAGGCACTCCCCGTGTCTGTCAACCGAGGGCATTGTGAAGAGTTTAGTggcagacaggaaacagaagaatCCAGCTGTAACTGCAGAGTTACTCCATGTGTTGGAGggaaataaagtgaataaagaAGAAAGTGTGACTTTGCATGCAGAGATTGAAAACGGGAAAAGTAAAAGACTGACTCAGAATGTGGATTTGAAAGGAAATCAAGTCGTAGAAGCAGGTGAGAAGGCAAGAGtaagtgacattttaaatgggATGTTAGTGAAGGCCGTAGAGAAACGTGAAGAAATGCTGGTAGCAGCAACGAGAGAAGAAGAGCCCAGGAAGACGCCCACAGACACAACGCAAGAGGTAAATATCCATTCTTTAGTACGATTTTCTCCATCCCCCTCTCCTACTGTGTCACAGCGTCCTCCCCAACCCCTCGCTAAACAGACTACAGTCGCGCCGGTCAAAGCTGTTACATCCCCCGAATCATCCTGGCCCCCGCCACCTCCACCAATAGCACAAGTGGGTGTCGATGACGTAGAttttccccttcctcctccccccttcATTGGTGAGACTGTGCAGGCACCACCAGAGACCACAACAATATCTGTGGTGATCACAGAGGCAGAACCACAGACTCAACCACTGAGTATCCCTCCTCCACCCTCGTATGCAGCTCCCGCTCCGCCAGTTCAAACAGTGTCCCCTCCCACAGTTAAAAAGATCTGTCTACCACCTATAGAGGTCTCTCTATCACCACCTAAGGTGAtctctccaccaccaccaccgcctaTAGAGATTTCCCTACCATCACCTAAGGTTATCGCTACATCTCCACCTAAGGTGATCCCCCCACCACCTACAGAGGTCACTCTATCACCGCCAAAGGTGATCTCTCCACCACCGGCACCATCACCTATAGAGATTTCCCTACCATCACCTAAGGTGATCTCTACATCTCCACCCATGGTGATCTCTCCACCACCGGCACCACCTATAGTGGTATCCCTAACACCACCTAAAATGATCCCCTCACCACCAACTAAACAAGTCTCTCCACCATCACTGTCCGAAGAAGTCCCTCCTCCATTGCCTCAAACAGTCTCTCCTTCACCACCCAAAGAGTTATTACCACAACCGCCTGATTTCTTTCCTCCTTCACCCAAGGAGTCCTCTCCAGCACCACCTAAGGACGATTCTCCTGTGAGGACCAAACAGTCCCCTCTGCCTCTGGTTCAAGAAGTTCCATGTCCACTGGTTATTGAGGTGTCCCCTCTGCCTCCTAAAGAGGCCGCTGCTCTATCTACTGAAGAGGTTGCTCTACTTCCTTCTCAAGAAAATGCCACTCAAACTTCTGTAGAAGTAGTTGTTGGCAAGATGGAACCACCAAAAAATATTCCACCTCCACCACCCGTACCATCACAGCTCCAGTCGTCAGAGCAGGACAGTGATCATCTGAAAGAACCTGAATGTGACACTTATCCGGTTTCATCTGACAGTATTCTCATTGCCCCTCAGAGTATCCCACCTCCGCCTCACATAGAGCCTCTGCACCATGCTAATGTCGTACCCACCAACTCTGATGCTTCAACGACTAACGAGGTTCCACAGTTGCCAGCACCTGAAATCTTAATCCCACAAGTTCCTGAAGAACCTGCCGCTTCTCCAGTTGTAATCCCTTTACCTCCACCATTACCTGTGCAGGCTCTTACCAGCCTTAAGCCTGAGCCTGGTGCTGCATGCAAAGAAAACCAGAGCCAAGAGGTGACCTCTGCTCGTGTTGTACTGGAGGAACCTACTCCCATTATAACCCCCACCCTCCTGCAGATGGTCAAGCTGCGGTCTGTCAACAGCAGTCCTGAGCCCCATGATGCTGAAGAGCACCCACAGGTTAAGGTCACAATGAGGAAGGAGCAGCCCAGTAATCAGGTCCCTACCATATCTACCAACGGAGAAGCTCCTCAAAAGCCCATCAGAAAGTCTCTGATATTACTTTCACCCACATCCACTTCTCCGCCAATTCAAGTCACTTTAGAGTCAGCTTTATCCAAACCCCAGTCTCTTGTGGCTCCAACTGAATCTTTATCCACAACACCCTCCCCTACCAAAAAGTCTCCTCCCGCCACAATGGCATCTCCGTCCATGAACCTACAGGAGGCCATCCGCCTGAGGACTGCAGCCCGATCGAAAGATAACCCCGCGTCCCACCACAGCCTGCACTCGCCCAAGTCACCCGACCTCCGCATGTCCCCGAGGTCGCCGTTGAGCACAGCCAGTTTCATCTTCTCCAAGAGCAACAAGAAGGTGGTGATTGAGACCAAGCCGGTGTCAGAGGCCAAGACGAGTGTGCAGAACAATCTGGAGGTTCTGTCTGTAACAAAGGCGGCGAGTGAAGTAGCTTCACTGGTGAAAGCGGCCAAGGTTCCGCCGCCGGTGGCAAAGAAGCCCAAATCGAAGGCCAAAGAGAACGAGACGATCGAAGGGACGGAGCAAACTGCAGGACAGGAAGCACAGAACGAAAGTATTCAGG ACACTGCAGAGAAGACAAACGGGACGTCAGGTACTGCTGAAGGAGGAGAAACGGCATCGACGTGA